In one window of Coralliovum pocilloporae DNA:
- a CDS encoding biotin--[acetyl-CoA-carboxylase] ligase, protein MSFSLDRLPDDCRHLAFESVGSTNALALHYGEQGDPGFLWISAQRQTEGRGRRGRAWVSDDGNLYASLLIVDDRVQGRDYSNLPLVMAIAIYEAVARTAGTFDGRLAIKWPNDLLVDGAKISGMLLEQRMLKHDRLALAIGFGVNCLTEPERGQVERQATSLKLEGAPVLPSDLLDVLSEQVLHWLRVWNLGSGLEAVLNAWRERAIGLGRAVTVRLPNEELSGTFEEIAQDGALMLRTADGGTRRVLAGDVFFSDGDRHA, encoded by the coding sequence ATGTCTTTCAGTCTGGATCGGTTGCCTGACGATTGTCGTCACCTTGCATTCGAGAGCGTTGGATCGACCAATGCTCTCGCATTGCATTATGGAGAGCAGGGGGATCCGGGTTTCCTCTGGATCAGTGCGCAGCGCCAGACAGAAGGCCGGGGCCGTCGCGGGCGTGCCTGGGTTTCTGATGATGGAAATCTCTATGCCAGTCTTCTGATCGTCGATGATAGGGTGCAGGGCAGGGATTACAGCAACCTGCCTCTGGTTATGGCGATTGCGATTTATGAGGCCGTGGCGCGTACAGCCGGGACATTTGATGGTCGTCTGGCAATCAAATGGCCGAATGACCTTCTGGTTGATGGCGCCAAAATCTCCGGCATGCTGCTGGAACAGCGAATGCTCAAGCATGACCGGCTTGCCCTGGCCATCGGCTTTGGTGTCAACTGCCTGACAGAGCCGGAACGGGGGCAGGTGGAGCGACAGGCAACGAGCCTTAAGCTTGAGGGTGCGCCGGTTCTGCCGTCTGATCTTCTGGATGTTCTCTCAGAGCAGGTGTTGCACTGGCTTCGGGTCTGGAACCTGGGGAGTGGGTTAGAGGCTGTGCTGAATGCCTGGCGAGAGCGTGCGATTGGTCTTGGACGGGCTGTGACGGTGCGTTTGCCGAATGAAGAACTGTCCGGAACCTTCGAAGAGATTGCGCAGGACGGGGCCTTGATGCTACGGACGGCGGATGGTGGAACCAGACGGGTTCTGGCCGGTGATGTTTTTTTCTCCGATGGCGATAGACACGCCTGA